The Arachis hypogaea cultivar Tifrunner chromosome 19, arahy.Tifrunner.gnm2.J5K5, whole genome shotgun sequence genome has a window encoding:
- the LOC112776250 gene encoding thioredoxin domain-containing protein 9 homolog, with the protein MDKTKIEEVIEKQVLTVVQAVEDKIDDEIAALDRLDADDLEALRERRLQQMKKMAEKRSRWISLGHGEYTEIPSEKDFFSVVKASERVVCHFYRENWPCKVVDKHLSILAKQHIETRFVKINAEKSPFLAEKLKIIVLPTLALIKNAKVDDYVVGFDELGGTDEFSTEDLEERLAKAQVIFFEGESSSRSSAQTKRSVRQSSTADSSDSE; encoded by the exons ATGGATAAGACGAAGATTGAGGAGGTGATAGAGAAGCAAGTGCTGACGGTGGTGCAGGCCGTTGAGGACAAGATCGACGATGAGATCGCCGCCCTCGACCGCCTAGACGCTGATGACCTAGAAGCCCTGAGAGAGCGCCGCCTCCAACAGATGAAGAAGATGGCCGAGAAGCGGAGCCGTTGGATCTCCCTCGGACACGGCGAATACACCGAGATCCCTTCCGAAAAGGACTTCTTCTCCGTCGTCAAGGCCAGCGAGCGCGTCGTCTGCCATTTCTACCGCGAAAACTGGCCCTGCAAG GTGGTTGATAAACATTTGAGTATATTGGCAAAGCAGCATATCGAGACTCGTTTTGTGAAAATTAATGCTGAAAAGAGTCCTTTTTTGGCTGAGAAGCTCAAGATCATTGTTCTTCCAACTCTTGCCCTCATTAAGAATGCCAAAGTGGATGACTATGTG GTGGGATTCGATGAACTTGGTGGGACTGATGAATTTAGCACAGAGGATTTGGAAGAGAGATTGGCTAAAGCTCAAGTAATCTTTTTTGAGGGTGAATCTTCATCAAGGTCAAGTGCGCAAACTAAAAGAAGTGTTCGGCAGAGCTCAACAGCAGACTCATCGGATTCCGAATGA
- the LOC112775518 gene encoding peamaclein, which produces MKLIFVTLLLCFLLLSSSLLEPATAYEDASYCGKKCSNRCSVAGVKDRCLKYCGICCQECKCVPSGTYGNKHECPCYRDKVNKKGKPKCP; this is translated from the exons atgaagcttATTTTCGTTACACTGCtgctctgttttcttcttttaagcTCGTCTTTGTTGGAACCAGCCACTGCCTACGAAGATGCAT CATATTGCGGGAAGAAGTGCTCAAATAGGTGCTCTGTTGCTGGGGTTAAAGACAGGTGCTTAAAGTACTGTGGGATTTGCTGCCAAGAATGCAAGTGTGTTCCTTCTGGCACCTATGGGAACAAGCACGAATGCCCTTGCTACAGGGACAAGGTTAACAAGAAGGGAAAGCCCAAATGCCCTTGA